A region of Nerophis ophidion isolate RoL-2023_Sa linkage group LG28, RoL_Noph_v1.0, whole genome shotgun sequence DNA encodes the following proteins:
- the LOC133545283 gene encoding endonuclease 8-like 1 codes for MEEENTDLLRLCHTVPLEVVNLGGKGYDPEKKDYSGFEAWLQCYYVDGMKSVRDHSGRTMWFKGDPGPMAPKESKSPKAKKRKDTDADHDYPRKKKVSRKHNSDSTVKKKAAKKPTKAAKEEENGPQEEATPRRRSANTPQQEPKSTSGRRKKNNTEPAAGLILIILPFSENIKSLIFEDPIPTHLSVCANYKIACTVGGRVVCDLLCAIDSSKSGTDHPIFVY; via the exons ATGGAAGAGGAGAATACAGACCTGCTCAGACTTTGCCACACAGTACCGCTGGAGGTGGTGAACTTAG GTGGGAAAGGTTACGATCCAGAGAAGAAAGACTACTCAGGTTTTGAGGCCTGGTTGCAGTGTTACTATGTGGATGGAATGAAGTCTGTACGCGACCACAGTGGCAGGACTATGTGGTTCAAA GGCGATCCAGGTCCTATGGCTCCTAAAG AATCAAAGTCTCCAAAGGCCAAAAAGAGAAAAGATACAGATGCAGACCATGATTACCCCCGCAAGAAAAAG GTGTCCAGGAAACACAACTCTGACAGCACAGTGAAGAAAAAAGCAGCCAAAAAGCCCACAAAAGCAGCaaaggaagaagaaaatggaCCTCAAGAAGAAGCCACACCCAGAAGAAGATCAGCAAACACACCTCAGCAAGAACCGAAATCCACGTCAGGCAGGAGGAAAAAGAACAATACAGAGCCAGCTGCCGGTCTGATTCTAATAATACTCccattttctgaaaatattaagagcctgatctttgaggatccaattcccacacacttatctgtgtgcgcaaactataaaattgcatgtactgttggtggacgtgttgtatgtgatctactttgtgcaattgatagcagcaaaagtggcacagatcaccctatttttgtgtactag